From Nocardioides faecalis:
CACTCGTCGTCCTTGGCGACCGCCCGGCCGGGGGCGAGGACCTCGCTGACCTGGACCGCGGCCCGCTCCTCGTTCGCGCGGACGACCGCGTTGGAGTCCTTGCGGTCCTCCAACCGGCCGAACTGCCACTCGCCGAGCCACCAGGTGCCGCCGGCCACGACCAGCACGGCGAGGAAGAAGAGGCCCCAGCGTCGGCTCAGCAGGAATCGCCACGAGGAGAGGAACGATCGCACGGGACCACGGTACGGCGCGGCGCCGCTGCGACATCGACCCGCCCCGGGCTGGACGTGCCTATGCTGGAACGATGCTGCCGCTCATCGACCGCCACGGCCGGATCGCCACCGATCTCCGGGTGTCGCTGACGGACCGGTGCAACCTGCGGTGCACCTACTGCATGCCGCCCGAAGGGCTGGAGTGGATGCCCGACTCCCAGCAGCTCAGCGACGACGAGGTGGTGCGACTGATCGGCGTCGCCGTGCAGCACCTCGGCGTGAACGAGGTCCGGTTCACCGGCGGCGAGCCGCTGGTACGACGCGGCCTGGTCGACATCGTGCGCCGGGTGCGCGCGCTGGACGAGGACGTGGAGATGTCGATCACCACGAACGCGCTGGGACTCTCCCGCACCGCCGGCGCGCTGGCCGAGGCCGGCCTGGACCGGGTCAACGTCAGCCTGGACACGGTGCGCCGCGACAGCTTCACGACCATCACCCGCCGCGACCGGCTCGCCGACGTCATCGCCGGCCTCGCCGCCGCCGAGGCAGCCGGGCTGGGCCCGGTGAAGGTCAATGCGGTGCTGCTGCGCGGGGTCAACGACGACCAGGCACCCGAGCTGCTCGGCTGGTGCCTCGAGCGCGGCTACCAGCTGCGGTTCATCGAGCAGATGCCCCTGGACGCCCAGCACGGCTGGGACCGCGACCTGATGGTCACCGCCGACGAGATCTTCGCGTCGCTGGCCACGGCCTACCGGCTGACCCCGGCCAGCGAGCCGCGCGGCAGCGCGCCCGCTGAGCTGTTCACGGTCGACGACGGGCCGGCCATGGTCGGGGTGATCGCCTCGGTCACCCGTCCCTTCTGCGGCGACTGCGACCGGGTGCGGCTCACCGCCGACGGCCAGGTCCGCAACTGCCTGTTCGCCCGCGAGGAGTCCGACCTGAGGGCCGCGCTGCGCGGCGGCGCCGACGACGCGGACCTCGCCACCCGGTGGCGCACGGCCATGTGGGGCAAGGCGCCGGGGCACGGCATCGACGATCCGTCGTTCCTGCAGCCCGACCGGCCGATGTCAGCGATCGGCGGCTGAGCCCTCCACCGCGTCCTGCGCCGAGACCGGCTGGGTGTGCTCCACGGTCTCCCTCAGGAAGCCGCGCGCACCCAGGAACGCCTCGAGCGACTCGCGGTGCTCCGCGCACGCCAGCCACGTCTTGCGGCGCTCCGGCGGATGCAGCTTGGGGTTGTTCCAGCGCAGCTGGAAACGGGCCGCGGTGCGGCAGCCCCGGGCCGAGCAGTGGTCGGGCGCGTCCTGGTCCTGCGGCACCTCAGAGCTCACGCGGGGTGCTCTCGAGCTGTCG
This genomic window contains:
- the moaA gene encoding GTP 3',8-cyclase MoaA, giving the protein MLPLIDRHGRIATDLRVSLTDRCNLRCTYCMPPEGLEWMPDSQQLSDDEVVRLIGVAVQHLGVNEVRFTGGEPLVRRGLVDIVRRVRALDEDVEMSITTNALGLSRTAGALAEAGLDRVNVSLDTVRRDSFTTITRRDRLADVIAGLAAAEAAGLGPVKVNAVLLRGVNDDQAPELLGWCLERGYQLRFIEQMPLDAQHGWDRDLMVTADEIFASLATAYRLTPASEPRGSAPAELFTVDDGPAMVGVIASVTRPFCGDCDRVRLTADGQVRNCLFAREESDLRAALRGGADDADLATRWRTAMWGKAPGHGIDDPSFLQPDRPMSAIGG
- a CDS encoding acetone carboxylase produces the protein MSSEVPQDQDAPDHCSARGCRTAARFQLRWNNPKLHPPERRKTWLACAEHRESLEAFLGARGFLRETVEHTQPVSAQDAVEGSAADR